The Zestosphaera sp. genome has a window encoding:
- a CDS encoding DUF373 family protein — translation MSKLVVVAVDYDDDISLSGFETPIIGYENVVSASVRFGMLRPDDSDLNVLFHALSVYSNLKDKGEEVEVAIISGHPGSHVEAGKKLRTQTEYLVSTLGSRDFILVLDSAEDELIIPVIQNIVNIVALERVVIEQLRGVEETYILLGRYLRKAIEEPRFSKIILGIPGILLLVFALLSLTPLSIYVWEVLVGLLGLFLLIRGFQIHEVILRKWRQSSIYRVSGILAIFSLAVGTALTLVSAASRDFSYDPLSIRLYAEVIVPFIALSASILFTGRLISRVLKKSIRVWRDVVAILITVLLARYVLNLIEVIAVYPADKIVDVLYEYNLIQVFALISVLIVAIVFLMSFIEHQMRPTRST, via the coding sequence TTGTCGAAGTTAGTGGTTGTTGCTGTCGATTACGACGACGATATTTCGTTGAGTGGGTTTGAGACTCCTATTATTGGCTATGAGAACGTGGTTAGTGCTTCTGTCAGGTTTGGTATGTTACGACCTGATGACTCAGACCTCAACGTTTTGTTTCATGCTCTCTCAGTATATTCGAATCTTAAAGATAAGGGGGAGGAAGTTGAGGTCGCTATAATTTCTGGACATCCTGGGAGTCACGTAGAGGCTGGCAAAAAACTCAGAACGCAGACTGAATACTTAGTGAGTACTTTAGGTAGTAGAGACTTTATTTTGGTTTTAGACAGTGCTGAGGACGAGTTAATAATACCGGTTATTCAGAACATAGTTAACATCGTAGCTCTTGAGAGAGTGGTCATAGAGCAGCTTAGGGGTGTAGAAGAAACGTATATTTTGTTAGGTAGGTACTTGAGGAAGGCTATTGAAGAACCTCGTTTCTCTAAAATTATCCTTGGAATACCAGGCATCCTCTTGCTAGTTTTCGCGTTACTGTCTCTAACTCCCCTCTCGATATACGTGTGGGAAGTGCTAGTAGGTCTTTTAGGTTTGTTTCTCTTGATCAGGGGTTTTCAGATTCATGAAGTTATATTGAGGAAGTGGAGACAGTCATCAATATATAGGGTTTCAGGAATCTTAGCAATCTTCTCTCTAGCCGTGGGCACTGCTCTCACGCTAGTTTCAGCAGCCTCACGCGACTTCTCTTACGACCCGCTATCTATTAGGTTATACGCTGAAGTGATAGTGCCTTTCATAGCACTCTCAGCCTCAATACTATTTACGGGAAGGTTGATTAGTAGAGTCCTTAAGAAGAGTATCAGGGTTTGGAGAGATGTAGTAGCTATATTAATTACAGTTTTATTAGCGAGATACGTCTTAAACTTAATAGAAGTAATTGCTGTCTATCCTGCAGATAAGATAGTTGATGTACTTTACGAGTATAATTTAATTCAAGTCTTTGCTTTAATATCTGTCTTGATAGTCGCGATAGTTTTCTTAATGAGCTTCATAGAACACCAGATGAGACCGACTCGCTCCACATAA